gtgtgtgtgtgtgtgtgtgtgtgtgtgtgtgtgtgtgtgtgtgtgtgtgtgtgtgtgtgtgtgtgtgtgtgtgtgtgtgtgtgtgtgtgtgtgtgtgtgtgtgtgtgtgtgtgtgtgtgtgtgtgtgtgtgtgtgtgtgtgtgtgtgtgtgtgtgtgtgtgtgtgtgtgtgtgtgtgtgtgtgtgtgtgtgtgtgtgtgtgtgtgtgtgtgtgtgtgtgtgagccccAAAGGTCATACAGTTACAGGACATTTGAATCCGCATGTACCATTTAGACAGTTCATATGAAGTTACACTCAACAGGACACAGACGTGTTAAGGAAACCAAATAAGTGAATTAGTGGCGATTGACAAGAGctaaaagacaagaaaacaaatgtagaaaCATCACATACATTATTCAAAAGGTTCCAGCAGGGTGTTGTTTGCTTCTTTAGGTCAGCTGACATATCCAGGATCAGAAATCGGACAATCGGACAATTTACCTGGTGGGGCCGACATTCTCAAACGGTGTGTCAGCTCTTTAAAACAGATACTCTCTATGCAGGTCATGAAGAGATCCAGTCCTGACATTTCCAATTAAAGGATGGGGTGTAGAATCACATTCTGTTTAGAATTCATTTTTAAGCTCAACCAAAGCTCACATTAACTGAGTTCATTTAATCAGGTTATGGTTTCCTGCAGttatggtcttttttttattaaaaacatacCATCATTTTGTGTTAATTCCCTACTGTACCACtgtagaaacacaaagaggacTTTTTGCCCTAAAACACGATGAAAATGGATCATGCTTACTTTATTTAATTAAGCTCCAGTacagaaaacaaattcaaaGGCAGCATAAACATAGGGACACATGAAATCATGTGGGGTATTTCTGAAAGATAGACTTGAAATAAAGGAAATCTATGATCTAATAACAATGAGGATTTAAAAGAACTGACTCCATTCTGAAGTCTGTCGCGATTTTAATGGTGTGGAGAAAACGACGAAAGCACATTGAGAAGCCTACATGAAAACTGGACATTTAAAGCCATCAGCACTTGgcctgaacacaaacagtgacatggaaaacacagcagctcagtTTCAAAGGAGGCTAAAGTTTCCTCCGTCTGGTTTTATCGAGCAGGAAGGCGTGAGTCAAAGTTACATTACATGGGTGTGTACAGCAGAAACAGGTTTATGTGCGTTCACACCTAATTAATTACATCTAATATAAAAGAGTACAAGATAAACAATATGATCATACACTGATTAACCCTATCCTGTCCAGATGGATTAGTGATACATCGTTTTCAAAAGATGAATGTGCATGTCATAAagtttattattgtgttttgatATTAACACCAGTCACATTTCACTGTCTCTTATTTTACTACACTGTATATGACTGACCTCTGAGTGTCCTCTCTAATGCACCACAGGAGGAGTCATGTTGTTTATTCCTCTTGGCTGTCAGTCAATATGTGTCAAATCATCTGATCTCTTGCCTCTCATGGAAAGACAATATTGTTCGACATACTTGTGTAGATCTACAGGAGGTCACTAAATATACCCTGCACGTTGCTCACACCTCCACCCTGCTGCCTAAAATATATACAGTGTGTCCTGTGGCTCCTCGCTTTGTGCTGCTGGCAGAGAGTGAAGGTGGGAAAAGGTTTATTTATTGACGCCTCAAGACAGGCATCTGGATTGTGCGTATGCGATGTATTGTGCAACTGTTACATCAACTGGGCCTTACCCAGTTCAAATGAATCACATAGGAAATGAGTCAAAGAAGTTCCTGACAGAGTATGTGTCATGTGACTTATGTGATTTGTGACCCATATACGAGTGTCAATCCTGATTTTTTTGGTGTAAGATACATTTGTGTTCCATGTTTTGTTCATAGGTGAAGACCCATCTGCAGGCTCAGAGTGTGGAAGCCATAGCTGTAGGCCACCAGCATAACCATCTGGTAAGATGATTCAAATAAGACACATGAATACAttcatctgttttatttcatgtatgtATTCAGATGATTCACTGAAAGAATACCACAGTGTAAACATTCAATAGAAGGGATATGTGTTCATTCAAAATGTAAGTATTGGCAGAGAAATTTACATTAAGGATTCAAATTTAAAGACCTGGTTCTAAAAGGTGAACCCTACAAAGTGTTATGTTTGTTAATATTATTGATACATTAAGTATAAGCAGAATGTTAATGGTAAGGATGCAAGCTCTACCTACTTATTATACTCTCTGGCAGTTTAATAATGATGATGTGACATCATATTATCAATAGCTATCATATACTTTATATTGAAAATCTTCTCCTGTAGTCCATCCACATTGGTATTATCACACATGCTGACCTCTAAACCAAATGTCAGCTCAGTGTAAATGACCCTAAAAGTATGAAAAGGTATAAAAAGTCATTGCTTAAGCTTGGGCGGCAACACTCAGGACTTTAAGTGTGTGTATTAACTGTGCTTGATTGAAAGCTGCCTCACCTTTCTTTGGCTTTTCTTAAACCTGTAAAGCAGAACATCCTATTGTTCTTATAATCAACATACACAGTTTGGGCACGTCATTCACAGCATAGCTTCATCCAACCTTCATCTGACAACAGGTCACAGGTATTAAAAACACCTGTTTGTGCAGTGTCTTTTATTtgcaaacagaaacaataatgtaaaagtacaaatcaataaatgacTTTCTCTCAAATGCAATGAAAAAGtggaaataattaaaatactGAGCAGTACAACTTTAACATAgtaaactcaaataaatgtacctGGTGAGAATTCACTACTGATGGAAACTgtgttaaaatattaaattgatttagtTTAATATTACTTATCAAATTGTAGagatttacaataaaaaaatggagaatTACAGAGTATATACAAGTCAATACACATTGAGACACACCACCTAAATGTCTATAAACAGGCCACTTTGTTATGGTTTCACTCAAAGTTGTATGCATAAATCAGGCTTTTACCTATAAATAAATTctttaaaagaggaaacacatcACTGTTAATGTCTACTTCTACATGATAAATGTCCACAGTGTCACTAGTTACTATTATCTAatacagtggttctcaaactatggtacgcgtaccaccggtggtacgtgggctccctgtggtggtacgcaaagaaatctccacaatataaaaaagaaacccgttcagcataaaacgtcaatttttttttgtcgtactcttatcttatttgtcttgtatctattgagttgtatttatatcaaatgtgttttcccctctaaattaatctactttttgcaacaaacaactttaatcttaaTCTCTTTAATCTCAATTTATGCTCGCGCACAGACAtgaacaacaacaggagtacacctcacattttgaaaagttccactcgatattccgttatagttcagtactgaatcaacagcaagcagctgtagacctacattaacagatattctgttatttattggagttcagcacacaatccgcagcaagcagctgtacattaacatttttaaaacagagccaggagaagcttcagttttgatgcgTGTACGGACAGCGGACCTTATcgctccccctccctctatctctctctctctgtagctctgaagctgatgtgattctgctctcttttgatGTCTTAACACTCCATAGGAGTcaagagggattttttttaaaaaggcagttttgttatgttgaacgcagagacttataataaagCGCCGCTGTTTGCACCGAGCCTGCGGAGCGCACGCCTGCACTCTCAtgtgctctcgctctctcaggcacgcagcaattttatgaataaatggaaaattaaatgagaacaggtcggatatatacttgggcccaggtatcttgtttgtgtgggaaacactggagactaaatatttctaaacaggttgttggtataaagttgtcatttttattgttctgcacttttgtgtgtgcaagttCTAGCACTAGCCCttagtaggcctacagtgtggctgccagcagtcaataataaataatattctttttatgaattaatttgcctcctgcatgaaatgtgtgttgaaataggcctacagtgtattttaacataatggtattttcggaggtggtacgaagtctaaaaagtttgagaaccactgatctaatGTGTCCGACACCAATGCCATTGTCTTCTTCCTTTTCAGGGGGCGTCTGATGCCTTTGCTACCATCTATAGAAGAGAAGGAGTGATTGGCCTTTGGAGGGGTGTGAACGGGGCCGTGCCTCGTGTCATGGTGGGATCAGCTGCTCAACTGGCAACCTTCACCTCGGCAAAGAACTGGGTGGCACATTCCCAGGTAGACGTGCTAAacagctgacattttttttacagcacatGTATGAAAACAGTTTCAGCAATGTGGTCGAGCCTCAGTTCATTATCTGTTTCTGTCTATCCTATCAGTGGTTTAGTCCAAACAGCTGGCTCACAGCGTTGTTAGCTGCCATGGTTAGTGGGGTTGCAGTGGCAATCACAATGACACCATTTGATGTTATAAGTACACGTCTTTACAACCAGCCACTAGATGAGTCTCATAGGGTGAGTCTAAATATCCTCTAAAATGTGCTCTTGCACTGAGTAATGCCACAAAAGACTCTTGCAGGATGAGGTATTTTagcttcatgtttttctgcttACTTTTCAGGGGCGTCTGTATCATGGATTTTCCGACTGTATGCTGAAGGTGTGCCAAGCTGAGGGCCTGCTGGGGTTATATAAAGGCATGGGCCCGGTCTTCCTGCGCTTGGCCCCACACACCGTCCTTAGCATGCTGTTCTGGGACATGATGAGACAACAGACAGTGAAGGACAACCAGAGCCAGTGAAGGAGCTGAACTACCCTAAACCACTGGTGTATGACTGGCTGGACTCAGAGATATTGAAGTGGTCCATCAATTAATGAAACACTGAATTGAAAGCAAAAGTTGCATTTGGGTTAATGCTCATATTTGCTTTCTTACCGAGagttaaatgaaaatattaatgCGACTTTCATTTCTTAAATGAAGGTAGACCTAATAGAGTTGTAAGCTTAGCAATAGGACTGGAAACAAGGAAGTTGTTATCTTGATTCTGTCAAAATGTATCATCTTTCAAAAGCGTATTTACAGTTGCTATCCAAAAGGTTAAATCTTATGTGTTAAAAAggttcattcatgtttttttttttttaaatgaccgaGACTGTTTTTTGGCTATAATGCTAACATCCTGGAGTCTCAGCTGGTTGCTTATCGTGGCAGTCTACTCGATAGGAAATGGCAAATTGTCATTGTGACCTATTTTGTACAGATTAAACAAGATATGACACGTAACACT
The Labrus mixtus chromosome 7, fLabMix1.1, whole genome shotgun sequence DNA segment above includes these coding regions:
- the slc25a34 gene encoding solute carrier family 25 member 34, translating into MASTVSAVPRGVFGPSPPPTAVWPPLDFALGAVACCAACVFTNPLEVVKTRLQLQGELLARGSYQRHYRGVLQALWVVGRTDGLRGLQKGLSVGLMYQGVMNGVRLGSYSYCEALGLTSFHGGSLLSGAAAGALGAFIASPAYLVKTHLQAQSVEAIAVGHQHNHLGASDAFATIYRREGVIGLWRGVNGAVPRVMVGSAAQLATFTSAKNWVAHSQWFSPNSWLTALLAAMVSGVAVAITMTPFDVISTRLYNQPLDESHRGRLYHGFSDCMLKVCQAEGLLGLYKGMGPVFLRLAPHTVLSMLFWDMMRQQTVKDNQSQ